The Chryseobacterium aureum genome contains a region encoding:
- a CDS encoding methylmalonyl-CoA mutase family protein, with the protein METQKYTPTNKVRIVTAASLFDGHDAAINIMRRVIQGTGCEVIHLGHDKSAEEVVNTAIQEDANAIALTSYQGGHNEYFKYIYDLLREKNSPQIKIFGGGGGVILPEEIKDLMSYGIDRIYSPDDGRELGLQGMIDDLVHRSDFATGKDVTAKDLDDISFENPSSIAQIISAVENFSEEKPELVKAIDEKSKDLTIPIIGITGTGGAGKSSLTDELVRRFLRSNTDKKIAIISIDPSKKKTGGALLGDRIRMNAINDPRVYMRSMATRENNVSVSPFIHSALNVLKLAHPDVIILETSGIGQSGSEVSDFADVSMYVMTPEYGASTQLEKIDMLDYADLVALNKSDKRGALDALQAVRKQFQRNHLLWESPLDDMPVYATKASQFNDHGTTELYNRLVSKVNDKFSELNLKTFVEQEVTEEVTIIPPKRVRYLSEIVENNRQYDINIEKQAELARKMYHIEGVKNIISNEVLEAEYQKAEKELQQDNIDFLKTWDDTKKAFHEEFYSYFVRGKEIKVETSTESLSHLRIPKIALPKYNDWGDLIKWKGQENLPGSFPYTAGIYPFKRTGEDPTRMFAGEGGPERTNRRFHYVSAEMPAKRLSTAFDSVTLYGQDPALPPDIYGKIGNAGVSIATLDDAKKLYSGFDLVNALTSVSMTINGPAPMLLAFFMNAAIDQNVEKYIKENGLEAKVEAKLKEKFDDKGLERPKYNGELPPSNNGLGLQLLGLTGDEVIPAEVYAEIKAKTIATVRGTVQADILKEDQAQNTCIFSTEFALRLMGDVQEYFIREKVRNFYSVSISGYHIAEAGANPVSQLAFTLANGFTYVEYYLSRGMDINDFAPNLSFFFSNGIDPEYSVIGRVARRIWAKAMKLKYGADERSQMLKYHIQTSGRSLHAQEIDFNDIRTTLQALYAIYDNCNSLHTNAYDEAITTPTEQSVRRAMAIQLIINKELGLAKNENPLQGSFIIEELTDLVEEAVYAEFDRITERGGVLGAMETMYQRSKIQEESMHYEWLKHTGEYPIIGVNTFLGKDGSPTVLPGEVIRSTEEEKQAQIESLHNFQQANDNRSEEALKQLQHAAINQQNLFEVMMDAVKYCSLGQITNALFEVGGKYRRNM; encoded by the coding sequence ATGGAAACCCAAAAATATACTCCAACCAACAAGGTAAGAATCGTAACTGCTGCCTCATTATTTGACGGGCATGATGCTGCGATCAACATTATGCGTCGTGTTATACAGGGAACAGGATGCGAAGTGATCCACTTAGGACACGATAAATCAGCAGAGGAAGTGGTTAATACAGCCATTCAGGAAGATGCCAACGCAATTGCACTAACTTCCTATCAGGGAGGTCACAACGAATATTTCAAATATATTTATGACCTTTTGAGAGAAAAAAATTCACCGCAGATCAAAATTTTTGGCGGTGGTGGCGGTGTGATCCTTCCGGAAGAAATCAAAGACCTGATGTCTTACGGAATTGACCGAATTTATTCTCCGGATGACGGCCGTGAACTTGGCCTTCAGGGAATGATTGATGATCTGGTACACCGATCAGACTTCGCGACAGGGAAAGATGTTACGGCAAAGGACCTTGATGATATCAGCTTTGAAAACCCTTCAAGCATTGCACAGATCATCTCTGCCGTTGAAAACTTTTCGGAAGAAAAACCGGAACTTGTAAAAGCAATCGACGAAAAATCCAAAGATTTAACCATTCCTATTATTGGTATCACAGGTACCGGAGGAGCTGGAAAATCTTCTTTAACAGATGAATTGGTAAGACGTTTCCTGCGTTCCAATACGGATAAAAAAATCGCTATTATCTCCATTGACCCGTCAAAAAAGAAAACCGGAGGTGCTCTACTGGGAGACAGAATCCGTATGAATGCGATCAATGACCCAAGGGTGTATATGCGTTCTATGGCCACCAGAGAAAACAACGTTTCTGTTTCTCCGTTTATTCATTCAGCACTGAATGTACTGAAACTGGCTCATCCGGATGTCATTATCCTTGAAACATCAGGGATCGGGCAGTCCGGTTCCGAAGTTTCTGATTTTGCGGATGTATCCATGTATGTAATGACTCCTGAATACGGTGCTTCTACGCAGCTGGAAAAAATCGACATGCTGGATTATGCGGATCTGGTAGCCTTGAATAAATCTGACAAACGGGGTGCATTGGATGCTCTTCAGGCGGTAAGGAAACAATTCCAGCGAAACCATCTACTGTGGGAAAGCCCATTAGATGACATGCCGGTGTATGCAACCAAAGCCTCTCAGTTTAATGACCACGGAACCACAGAATTATACAACAGATTGGTTTCAAAAGTAAACGATAAATTCTCAGAATTAAACTTAAAAACCTTTGTAGAGCAGGAAGTTACTGAAGAAGTAACCATTATTCCGCCAAAAAGAGTCCGTTATCTTTCTGAAATTGTTGAAAACAACAGACAATACGACATCAATATTGAAAAACAGGCTGAACTGGCCAGAAAAATGTATCATATTGAAGGCGTAAAAAATATCATTTCCAATGAAGTGCTGGAGGCTGAATACCAAAAGGCAGAAAAAGAACTACAGCAGGATAATATTGATTTCCTGAAGACTTGGGATGATACGAAAAAAGCATTCCATGAAGAATTTTATTCTTATTTCGTAAGAGGAAAAGAAATCAAGGTTGAAACGTCTACCGAGTCTTTATCCCACTTAAGAATTCCAAAAATTGCCTTACCTAAATACAATGACTGGGGAGACCTGATCAAATGGAAAGGCCAGGAAAACCTTCCGGGAAGCTTCCCTTACACTGCTGGAATTTATCCGTTCAAGAGAACAGGAGAAGATCCTACAAGGATGTTTGCGGGAGAAGGAGGCCCTGAAAGAACCAACAGAAGATTCCATTATGTTTCTGCAGAAATGCCTGCAAAACGTTTATCTACCGCTTTTGACTCTGTAACCTTATATGGTCAGGACCCGGCTTTACCGCCAGATATTTATGGTAAAATCGGAAATGCAGGAGTTTCTATCGCAACACTGGATGATGCGAAGAAACTGTACTCCGGGTTTGACCTTGTGAATGCGCTGACTTCCGTTTCAATGACCATCAACGGTCCGGCACCAATGTTGCTGGCGTTCTTTATGAATGCGGCCATTGATCAGAATGTTGAAAAATACATCAAAGAAAATGGTTTAGAAGCTAAAGTGGAAGCTAAGCTTAAAGAGAAATTTGATGATAAAGGGTTAGAAAGGCCAAAATACAATGGTGAACTTCCTCCATCCAATAATGGCTTAGGATTACAGCTTTTAGGATTAACAGGGGACGAAGTGATTCCGGCGGAAGTATATGCTGAAATCAAAGCTAAAACAATCGCTACGGTTCGTGGTACTGTTCAGGCTGATATCTTAAAAGAAGACCAGGCCCAGAATACATGTATATTCTCTACGGAATTTGCATTGAGACTCATGGGTGACGTTCAGGAATATTTCATCAGAGAAAAAGTGAGAAACTTCTACTCTGTTTCTATTTCAGGATACCATATTGCCGAAGCAGGAGCTAATCCGGTTTCCCAGCTTGCATTCACACTGGCAAACGGTTTCACGTATGTGGAATATTATTTAAGCCGTGGAATGGACATCAATGACTTTGCACCCAACTTATCTTTCTTCTTCTCCAACGGTATCGACCCTGAATATTCCGTAATCGGACGTGTGGCAAGAAGAATCTGGGCAAAAGCCATGAAATTAAAGTACGGCGCAGACGAAAGAAGCCAGATGCTGAAATACCACATCCAGACTTCAGGACGTTCTCTTCACGCTCAGGAAATTGATTTCAATGATATCAGAACTACTCTTCAGGCGCTTTATGCCATCTATGATAACTGTAACTCTCTTCATACAAACGCTTATGATGAGGCGATTACAACACCTACTGAACAATCCGTAAGAAGAGCCATGGCTATTCAGCTGATCATTAATAAAGAATTAGGATTGGCTAAAAACGAGAATCCGCTCCAGGGATCATTCATCATTGAAGAATTAACGGATCTTGTAGAAGAAGCTGTATATGCGGAATTCGACAGAATTACAGAAAGAGGCGGTGTGCTGGGAGCTATGGAAACCATGTACCAGCGTTCAAAAATCCAGGAGGAATCTATGCATTACGAATGGCTGAAACATACCGGAGAATATCCGATTATCGGAGTAAATACCTTCTTAGGAAAAGACGGTTCTCCAACCGTTTTACCGGGAGAAGTTATCCGTTCTACAGAAGAGGAAAAGCAGGCACAGATAGAATCTCTTCATAACTTCCAGCAAGCTAATGACAACAGATCTGAAGAAGCATTGAAACAGCTTCAGCATGCTGCCATCAACCAGCAAAACTTATTTGAAGTAATGATGGATGCTGTGAAATACTGTTCTTTAGGGCAGATCACCAACGCATTATTTGAAGTAGGTGGTAAATACAGAAGAAACATGTAA
- a CDS encoding Dph6-related ATP pyrophosphatase — translation MKPKALFNWSSGKDSALALYKILQEDQYEISTLLTSINQQFQRISMHGVHVSLLEKQAESLGIPLIKMELPKEPSMEEYQQIMSQTMAEIQAQGITLSIFGDIFLEDLRKYREDQLNAIGMKAVFPLWKQNTSTLIHEFLALGFKTIVTCVNGSYLDKSFAGRIIDEQFINDLPENVDPCGENGEFHTFTFDGPIFKNPVQFEIGDTVKKTYPKPKTSAEEEDGEYIFWFSDLI, via the coding sequence ATGAAACCAAAAGCTTTATTCAACTGGAGCAGCGGAAAAGATTCTGCCCTTGCTCTTTATAAAATACTCCAGGAGGATCAATATGAAATTTCTACTCTGCTTACCAGCATCAATCAGCAGTTCCAGAGAATCTCCATGCATGGGGTTCATGTGTCTCTTTTAGAAAAACAGGCGGAAAGTCTGGGAATCCCTTTAATTAAAATGGAACTTCCTAAAGAACCCTCTATGGAAGAATATCAGCAAATTATGAGTCAGACAATGGCTGAAATTCAGGCTCAGGGCATTACTCTTTCTATTTTTGGGGATATTTTTCTGGAAGACCTTCGAAAATACAGAGAAGATCAATTAAATGCTATTGGTATGAAGGCCGTATTTCCTCTCTGGAAACAAAATACCTCAACCCTCATCCATGAATTTTTAGCGCTGGGCTTTAAAACCATTGTAACCTGCGTTAACGGATCTTACCTTGATAAAAGCTTTGCCGGACGGATTATCGATGAGCAGTTCATCAATGATCTTCCTGAAAATGTAGATCCATGCGGAGAAAACGGAGAGTTTCATACTTTCACTTTTGATGGGCCTATTTTCAAAAACCCTGTTCAGTTTGAAATTGGAGACACCGTAAAGAAAACCTATCCTAAACCCAAGACCTCCGCGGAAGAAGAAGACGGGGAATATATTTTCTGGTTCAGTGATCTGATATAA
- a CDS encoding pyridoxal phosphate-dependent decarboxylase family protein, whose protein sequence is MNEHLKSDTANIDYLLNIVKEQGATYLNSLEDRPTSVISQNAPERQELPESGYGTEETLQIFNRKFEPIMVGSGGPRYWGFVTGGATPASVAGDWLATVYDQNVQTVKGQGDISAVIEIETIQLLLELLALPEKFLGGFVSGATMSNFTCLGVARQWLGREQGRDIAKEGISGAVKILTATPHSSSIKSLSLLGLGSSNIIKIKTEEGNREAINIKDLEEHILKLGGESFILISSGGTVNTVDFDDFKAIRKLKEKYSFWWHIDAAFGGFAACSETHQHLVEDWEYADSITVDCHKWLNVPYESAVFLIKEHYKILQVETFQNSNAPYLGDPLENFSYLNFLPENSRRLKALPAWFSLMSYGKQGYQNIVDKNILWAKQLGALIENSDDFKLLAPVRLNTVCFSLKDNTKQDKVGVFLEKLNDTGKVFMTPTFYNEYNGIRAAFVNWMTDEKDIRMVFDLMNETIQKIN, encoded by the coding sequence ATGAATGAACATTTGAAAAGCGATACAGCCAATATAGATTATCTGCTGAATATCGTTAAAGAGCAGGGGGCAACCTATTTGAATTCTCTTGAGGACAGGCCTACATCCGTGATCAGTCAAAATGCTCCGGAAAGACAGGAACTTCCGGAATCCGGATATGGAACAGAAGAGACATTACAGATTTTCAACAGGAAATTTGAACCCATCATGGTGGGATCCGGAGGACCAAGGTATTGGGGATTTGTAACCGGAGGTGCTACTCCCGCATCAGTAGCAGGCGATTGGCTGGCAACTGTTTATGACCAGAATGTACAGACTGTAAAAGGGCAGGGGGATATTTCCGCCGTGATAGAAATAGAAACAATTCAGCTCTTACTGGAGCTTCTGGCGCTTCCTGAAAAATTTCTTGGAGGTTTTGTATCGGGGGCCACGATGTCCAATTTTACCTGTCTGGGCGTTGCCCGCCAATGGCTGGGAAGGGAACAGGGACGGGATATTGCGAAAGAAGGCATTTCCGGGGCGGTAAAAATCCTTACAGCAACTCCTCATTCCTCATCCATCAAGTCATTATCTTTATTGGGGCTCGGAAGCAGTAATATTATAAAAATTAAAACCGAAGAAGGGAACCGTGAAGCCATCAATATCAAAGATCTGGAAGAACATATTCTGAAGCTGGGCGGTGAGTCATTTATCCTGATTTCCAGTGGAGGAACAGTGAATACTGTTGATTTCGATGATTTTAAAGCGATCAGAAAATTAAAAGAAAAATACAGTTTCTGGTGGCATATTGATGCCGCTTTCGGAGGTTTTGCTGCCTGCTCAGAAACACATCAGCACCTTGTAGAAGATTGGGAGTATGCAGACAGTATCACAGTAGACTGTCACAAATGGCTGAATGTGCCTTATGAAAGTGCTGTATTTCTTATTAAAGAACACTATAAAATTTTACAGGTCGAGACTTTTCAGAATTCCAATGCTCCTTATCTCGGGGATCCGTTAGAAAACTTCAGTTATTTGAATTTCCTTCCTGAAAATTCAAGAAGGCTGAAGGCTCTTCCGGCATGGTTTTCTCTCATGTCCTACGGGAAGCAAGGATACCAGAATATCGTGGATAAGAATATTTTATGGGCAAAACAATTGGGAGCGCTCATTGAAAACAGTGATGATTTCAAACTGCTTGCCCCCGTAAGATTAAATACAGTGTGCTTTTCCCTGAAAGATAATACAAAACAGGATAAGGTAGGGGTATTCCTTGAAAAGCTTAATGATACAGGAAAAGTCTTTATGACACCTACTTTTTATAATGAATATAATGGGATTAGAGCTGCTTTTGTTAACTGGATGACTGACGAAAAAGATATCCGTATGGTATTTGATCTCATGAATGAAACTATACAGAAAATAAATTAA
- a CDS encoding serine hydrolase domain-containing protein — protein sequence MIKNLVLLSLFAFLCSCTTETSKITPVDKKAIVDSTITAFQKTLLEQQLDSTFKKYHFNGSIAVFKDSVPLYRRENGYSDFKRKTKIDRNTIFAIGSVSKQFTAVLILLQMEQGKLNVTDKASQYLKEFQTKEYENITIHQLLNHTSGLNLMGGKLMFKSGSSFFYSNDGFNTLGKIVEKVSGKSYDENVSELFKKAGMIHSSTGNIFKGNNFASAYVGTPAKFSEVPNMPKRLGGQEIGTPAGGILSTIQDLHLWNNALYGGRILKPETLKLFMAKSSERHHAIFGKMGYAYGIMLNIGQPDSYFHSGYIKGSPSLNIYYPNTQTSVIILSNIADEEKGKGAIFRPHIEVKKITDNLENTLSQLRSKHAL from the coding sequence GTGATCAAAAATTTAGTACTTCTGTCCCTTTTTGCATTTTTGTGCTCCTGCACTACTGAAACGTCCAAAATTACTCCTGTTGATAAAAAAGCAATTGTTGATTCCACCATTACGGCTTTTCAGAAAACACTTTTAGAGCAGCAACTTGATTCTACTTTCAAAAAATATCACTTTAACGGAAGTATTGCCGTTTTTAAAGATTCTGTTCCGCTGTACAGAAGGGAAAATGGTTATTCGGATTTTAAAAGAAAAACTAAAATTGACCGTAATACGATTTTTGCCATAGGTTCTGTAAGCAAGCAGTTTACCGCTGTTTTGATCCTGCTTCAGATGGAACAGGGAAAACTTAATGTAACAGATAAAGCTTCCCAATACCTGAAGGAATTTCAGACCAAAGAATATGAAAATATTACGATTCATCAGCTGTTGAACCATACTTCAGGATTGAATCTGATGGGTGGGAAACTGATGTTTAAAAGTGGTTCCAGCTTTTTCTATTCCAACGATGGATTTAATACGCTCGGAAAGATTGTGGAAAAAGTATCCGGAAAATCTTATGACGAGAACGTTTCGGAACTGTTCAAAAAGGCAGGAATGATACATTCTTCAACGGGAAATATTTTTAAAGGAAATAATTTTGCCAGTGCTTACGTTGGAACCCCTGCTAAGTTCTCAGAAGTTCCCAACATGCCAAAAAGATTGGGCGGACAGGAAATAGGAACTCCGGCGGGCGGAATATTATCTACCATTCAGGATCTTCATTTATGGAATAACGCATTGTACGGAGGAAGAATTTTAAAACCTGAAACGCTTAAACTCTTTATGGCAAAAAGCTCGGAAAGGCATCACGCTATTTTTGGAAAGATGGGATATGCTTATGGAATTATGCTTAATATCGGACAGCCTGATTCTTATTTCCACAGTGGCTATATCAAAGGTTCTCCTTCCTTAAATATCTACTATCCGAACACCCAAACATCAGTCATCATTCTTTCCAATATTGCGGATGAGGAAAAAGGAAAAGGAGCGATCTTCAGACCTCATATTGAAGTAAAAAAAATCACGGATAATCTTGAAAACACACTTTCACAGCTTCGATCAAAACATGCACTGTAA
- a CDS encoding PadR family transcriptional regulator — protein sequence MKKNSLYKGTLQNIILKLLSKEIKMYGYQITQRAKELTQGELEMTEGALYPLLHKLESDGMITSEIQKINGRDRKYYLLTEKGKKQQAEQEDEMKSYLLNLQTIFNI from the coding sequence ATGAAAAAGAATAGTCTTTATAAAGGTACCCTGCAGAATATTATTTTGAAGCTTCTTTCAAAAGAAATCAAGATGTATGGATACCAGATTACCCAAAGAGCTAAAGAGCTTACGCAGGGTGAACTGGAAATGACGGAAGGTGCACTGTACCCATTGCTGCACAAACTGGAGAGTGACGGAATGATCACTTCCGAAATTCAAAAGATCAACGGGAGAGACCGGAAGTATTATCTGCTGACTGAAAAAGGGAAAAAACAGCAGGCAGAACAGGAAGACGAGATGAAAAGTTATTTACTCAACCTACAGACAATATTCAATATATGA
- a CDS encoding 2'-5' RNA ligase family protein, producing MKKMYFIAVYPPQEIIEAIKVFKTDLAIHYENSKALKNEAHITLFPPFSREIEMENDIHIAFQKINTEISPFEIELNGFGSFPNPKNPVLFVQPQNNPHLTELYHNVKQQFNFGTYSFHPHITVGYRDLTWDNYLKAWEKYASKEYKTKFLVDKIVLLRHDGHWVPIAEKRLTK from the coding sequence ATGAAAAAAATGTATTTCATCGCAGTTTACCCTCCTCAGGAGATAATTGAAGCCATCAAAGTATTTAAAACAGATCTGGCAATTCATTATGAGAATTCCAAAGCGTTGAAAAATGAAGCGCATATTACTCTTTTTCCTCCCTTCTCCAGAGAAATTGAAATGGAAAATGATATCCATATTGCTTTTCAAAAGATCAATACAGAAATATCTCCTTTTGAAATAGAACTGAATGGATTCGGAAGTTTTCCCAATCCTAAAAACCCTGTATTATTTGTGCAACCGCAAAATAATCCGCATCTGACAGAACTTTACCATAATGTGAAACAGCAGTTTAATTTCGGAACCTATTCCTTCCATCCACACATCACGGTAGGATACAGAGATCTGACCTGGGATAATTACCTTAAAGCATGGGAAAAGTATGCATCAAAAGAATACAAAACTAAATTCCTAGTTGACAAAATTGTACTTCTCCGACATGACGGACATTGGGTTCCTATCGCTGAAAAGCGACTTACAAAATAA
- a CDS encoding T9SS type A sorting domain-containing protein, with protein sequence MKKVLFSLLIGSSCFAQTFETVPLLQNGDNSKRVIIAILGDGFTAAQQTAFTTSAQNTVNYLFTKSPYTEYKNYFNAYAVKVISTESGVKHPGTATDVTEPVIPVSNPNNYLGSTFDVGVHRCLYSNTSNTVGQVLAANVPDYDITYVLGNSTEYGGCGGTYAFASLNASANEIVVHELGHSFGKLADEYWFAGSLESPNKTQTSNPATIKWKNWVGLNGVGVYPHAESPTWFRPHQSCEMRYLNQQFCSVCKEAIIERIHSLVSPVDSYTPANNTTVDATSSVTFTANEILPIPNTLVNKWTLNGTDLGSAGNSVTITPGQLNGGNNTLTLSVVDDNPLLKVDNHSTLHVTNVTWTLSKATLGTSEVKAEERHFSIYPNPTDGEFFIKVKQGFSKDVRVEVYDTSGKLIPSRFELNDSGIKVDIKNYPAGTYLINIKENKTLILSQKVIKE encoded by the coding sequence ATGAAAAAAGTTTTATTTTCCCTTCTGATAGGAAGCAGCTGCTTTGCCCAGACCTTTGAAACGGTTCCGCTTTTGCAGAACGGAGACAATAGTAAGCGTGTTATCATTGCTATATTGGGAGATGGGTTTACTGCTGCACAGCAGACTGCTTTTACCACATCGGCTCAAAATACGGTCAATTACCTGTTTACAAAAAGTCCTTATACAGAATATAAAAATTATTTTAATGCGTATGCTGTAAAAGTGATTTCTACAGAATCCGGAGTGAAGCATCCCGGGACGGCAACGGATGTTACTGAACCTGTAATTCCTGTATCCAATCCTAATAACTATCTGGGTTCTACTTTCGATGTAGGTGTTCACAGGTGTTTGTACAGTAATACATCCAATACAGTAGGACAGGTGCTGGCCGCCAATGTTCCAGACTATGATATTACCTATGTACTGGGGAATTCTACAGAATATGGAGGCTGCGGAGGAACTTATGCTTTTGCATCGTTGAATGCTTCTGCAAATGAAATTGTAGTGCACGAGCTGGGACATTCCTTTGGAAAACTGGCTGATGAGTACTGGTTTGCAGGATCTCTTGAATCTCCCAATAAAACTCAGACCTCCAATCCTGCTACCATAAAATGGAAAAACTGGGTGGGATTAAATGGAGTAGGAGTATATCCCCATGCTGAAAGTCCTACATGGTTCAGACCGCATCAGAGCTGTGAAATGAGGTATCTTAACCAGCAGTTTTGCTCTGTATGTAAAGAAGCAATTATTGAAAGAATCCATTCTTTGGTTTCTCCTGTAGATTCCTATACGCCTGCCAATAATACTACAGTAGATGCCACTTCAAGCGTTACTTTTACAGCGAATGAAATTCTTCCTATTCCTAATACATTAGTTAATAAATGGACGTTAAATGGAACGGATCTGGGATCAGCAGGAAACTCTGTTACCATTACTCCGGGACAGCTTAACGGAGGGAATAATACATTGACACTTTCTGTGGTAGATGATAATCCGCTTTTGAAAGTTGATAATCACAGTACCCTGCACGTTACCAATGTTACATGGACGTTGAGCAAAGCGACTCTTGGTACATCAGAAGTGAAAGCAGAAGAAAGACATTTCAGTATCTATCCGAACCCTACGGACGGGGAGTTTTTTATTAAAGTAAAGCAGGGCTTCTCAAAAGATGTAAGAGTAGAAGTGTATGATACTTCCGGAAAACTGATACCCTCCAGATTTGAGCTGAATGATTCCGGAATAAAGGTTGATATTAAAAATTATCCGGCTGGTACTTATCTGATCAATATCAAAGAAAATAAAACTCTGATTCTTTCCCAAAAAGTGATCAAAGAATAA
- the ruvC gene encoding crossover junction endodeoxyribonuclease RuvC — MISEKIILGIDPGTTVMGFGIISVKKGKMEMISIHELILKKYPNHETKLKYIFERTLSLIDEFHPDEVALEAPFFGKNVQSMLKLGRAQGVAMAASLYRNIPITEYSPKKIKMAITGNGNASKEQVAGMLQNLLNLKEFPTKYLDASDGLAVAVCHHFNSGTLSDTKSYSGWESFLKQNPDRLK, encoded by the coding sequence ATGATTTCAGAGAAAATAATTTTAGGTATTGACCCGGGAACTACCGTAATGGGATTTGGTATTATCTCCGTAAAAAAAGGAAAAATGGAGATGATTTCCATTCATGAGCTTATTTTAAAGAAATATCCCAACCATGAAACGAAACTTAAATACATTTTTGAAAGAACATTATCTCTTATAGACGAATTTCATCCGGATGAAGTAGCCCTGGAAGCCCCTTTCTTCGGAAAAAATGTACAGAGTATGCTGAAATTGGGCCGTGCACAGGGAGTTGCTATGGCCGCCAGCCTTTACAGAAATATCCCTATTACAGAATATTCTCCAAAAAAAATCAAAATGGCGATTACCGGAAACGGGAATGCCAGTAAAGAACAGGTAGCCGGAATGCTTCAGAATCTCCTTAACTTAAAGGAATTCCCTACAAAATATTTAGATGCTTCTGACGGTCTTGCTGTAGCGGTATGTCATCATTTTAATTCCGGAACTTTATCAGACACAAAATCCTATTCCGGATGGGAAAGTTTCCTGAAACAGAACCCTGACAGATTGAAGTAA
- a CDS encoding DUF4407 domain-containing protein: MKTNQQTINQGTHTINWFQKFLMVCSGGNIHILRKTPSEWNKFSGIGGIVLFTAVFATLSAGYAMYTVFDDIWAAVGFGILWGLMIFNLDRYIVSSIKKTGTWWNQILMAVPRLILATFLGIIISKPLELKIFEKEVNKQLNTIIQRNKKQLQGEMNGRILQQSGPFETEKQQISGKIAQYQQAYDSASVELEKEILGKQSGLTSGKEGYGPNAKRKQELKEQRRVDLENYRKQAAPRLEYLDKEISKVYTNLETERKSTETFEDKFNGFAARLQALDELGKNSAIIGLAASFIMGLFICLEISPVLVKLISHIGPYDYLLEKTENDFRLYSKEKIEKGNALTDFRIDDFKDNLKN; this comes from the coding sequence ATGAAAACAAACCAACAAACTATAAATCAAGGAACTCATACTATAAACTGGTTTCAGAAGTTTCTCATGGTATGCTCCGGAGGGAACATCCATATTTTAAGAAAAACCCCGAGTGAATGGAATAAGTTTTCCGGAATTGGAGGGATTGTATTGTTTACAGCGGTATTTGCTACCCTGTCTGCAGGCTATGCCATGTATACCGTATTTGATGATATCTGGGCGGCTGTAGGATTTGGAATTTTATGGGGGTTAATGATCTTCAATCTTGACCGCTACATTGTTTCTTCGATCAAAAAAACAGGAACCTGGTGGAATCAGATTCTGATGGCGGTTCCCCGTCTTATTCTTGCAACATTTTTAGGGATTATTATTTCCAAGCCATTAGAACTTAAAATTTTTGAGAAAGAGGTCAACAAACAGCTGAATACCATTATTCAAAGAAATAAAAAACAGCTTCAGGGTGAGATGAACGGAAGAATTCTTCAGCAGAGCGGACCATTCGAAACAGAAAAACAGCAGATCTCGGGAAAAATCGCCCAGTATCAGCAGGCTTACGATTCTGCTTCAGTAGAGCTTGAAAAAGAAATTCTGGGTAAACAATCCGGATTAACCAGCGGAAAAGAAGGGTATGGACCTAATGCCAAACGCAAACAGGAACTAAAGGAGCAACGCAGAGTAGATCTGGAGAATTACCGGAAACAGGCAGCTCCAAGACTTGAGTATCTGGATAAAGAAATTTCCAAAGTATATACGAATCTGGAAACGGAAAGAAAATCTACGGAGACTTTTGAAGATAAATTCAATGGGTTTGCAGCAAGGCTTCAGGCGTTGGATGAGCTTGGAAAAAATTCAGCAATTATAGGACTTGCCGCTTCATTTATCATGGGATTGTTTATCTGTCTTGAGATTTCTCCGGTATTGGTAAAACTGATTTCTCATATAGGACCTTATGATTACCTTCTGGAAAAGACAGAAAATGATTTCAGACTCTACTCCAAAGAGAAAATTGAAAAAGGAAATGCTCTTACGGATTTCAGGATCGATGATTTTAAGGACAATCTGAAAAATTAA